AGTGATGATGGCCAGTTTTGAGTTTATTAATTTCTTAATTGAACTGATGGAAAACCATAAACGCCAAAAAATTAGTGATTTTTCTACTGCTTTTTATCGCAAGCTACTCCGTGTAGAAGATTGAATCAGCAGTCAGAAGGCAGGAGGCAGGAGGCAGGGAGCAGGGAGCAGGGGGAGTAGGAGAAGAAGAATATTAATGATGCCCAGTCCCCAGTCCCCAGTCCCCAGTCCCCAAATAAGCGATTTCTGCTGCTTCAGCTAAAATTAGGAAACACCTAGCTGGGTTCAACAGACTTTTGAAATTAGGAGTGCATGGCGTGCCAACATCTGTTAAATATTTGCTGATTGGATCAGTAGAGACTTACAGTGGTAAATCCGCAACTGTTCTAGGTTTGTTTCATCAGCTAAAGCAAAAAGGACTGGATATAGCTTACGGTAAACCCCTGGGTACTTGCGTGCATACCGCCGATGGAACCGTAGTTGAAGAAGATGTCCAGTTCATTACTAATAGCCTGAAACTGCCGGAAAACCGTGTTGCACCGACTTTGTTAGCTTTAGAAGAAGTCAGTGTCCAAAAACGGTTACGTGGTGAAGACAAAACCAATTATCAGCAGTCACTAGTACAGCATTATTTACAAATACCACGGGGTGACTTGATGCTATTAGAGGGGCCTGGTGATTTACCAGAAGGTAACTTGTTTGGCTTGTCTTTAGTGCAAGTTGCTGAAGCCTTAGATGGAGGTGTGCTATTAGTACATCGTTATAAATCGCTGCTTTCTGTGGAAGCATTATTATCTGCCAAGAAACAGATAGGCGATCGCTTGGTTGGTGTGGTGATCAATGAAGTTCCCGCTGAACAATTAGAAGCAGGTAATAATCTCTTACGTCCATTTTTGGAACAGCAGGGAATTCCTGTACTAGCAATGCTACCTAAAAGCGACTTGCTCCGTAGCGTCAGCGTGGGAGAACTGGTAAAACAATTAAAGGCCGAAGTTCTCTGTCGTAGCGATCGCCTGGATTTATTGGTAGAAAGTTTGGCAATTGGGGCGATGAATGTGAATGCGGCTGTCAAATATTTCCGCAAACGCCGAAATAAGGCAGTAGTCACAGGAGGCGATCGCGTGGAAATTCAGCAAGCGGCTTTAGAAACTTCTACCCAATGCCTGATCCTCACCGGACAATTACCACCTCCTGCCTTTATCCTCAATCGCGCCGAAGAATTAGAAATCCCGATTTTGTCTGTTGACCTCGACACCTTAACCACAGTAGAAATTGTTGACCGCACTTTCGGTCAAGTCC
This genomic interval from Anabaena sphaerica FACHB-251 contains the following:
- a CDS encoding DRTGG domain-containing protein, whose amino-acid sequence is MPTSVKYLLIGSVETYSGKSATVLGLFHQLKQKGLDIAYGKPLGTCVHTADGTVVEEDVQFITNSLKLPENRVAPTLLALEEVSVQKRLRGEDKTNYQQSLVQHYLQIPRGDLMLLEGPGDLPEGNLFGLSLVQVAEALDGGVLLVHRYKSLLSVEALLSAKKQIGDRLVGVVINEVPAEQLEAGNNLLRPFLEQQGIPVLAMLPKSDLLRSVSVGELVKQLKAEVLCRSDRLDLLVESLAIGAMNVNAAVKYFRKRRNKAVVTGGDRVEIQQAALETSTQCLILTGQLPPPAFILNRAEELEIPILSVDLDTLTTVEIVDRTFGQVRVHEPLKVECISQLMSEHFDIKRLLSQLGVKPAAALS